The genomic segment ATGGTTTAACAATAGTTAAGCACCCTTTAACTGGAGCCACTAGACCAGCCATATACGCTGGCGACGCATACTCTGTTTTCGACAACATGTACTCAATGTATGAGCCAGGTAGGGGCATTAAGGGCTACGTCACAATACCTCCCGGTCAGGTTAGGGTCACGGTTAACCATGGGTTAAGGTTAAAGCCAGCATACGTGTTATTAACCCCCCATGTAGTTAATGGAACAGTACCTAGGGTTGCTGTTGATAATGTTAATGATGAATCATTCGATGTAGTTCTTAGTGAACCACAGGCAAGTGAAGTTAAGGTATATTACTACGCTGGTACATTCCCGCAATCAACCTAACTACATGCAGAAGCCTACTTCCTTAACCTTGATGTTAATAGCCTATTAGCTGTGGCTTCAATTAATACTTATTGTTACGCATCACGGGTATTGAACCATCTATGGATTACTCATATTAGCTAGTAGTTTAGGTAACTCCGTTAAGTTACCTATAATGTAGTCTGGCTTAACCGTCAGGTTAATTTTCCTCCTATTCACGAAAACCGTCTTTATTTGACTCAACTTACCTCCTATTATATCCTCAATTAGCCCACTCACTATTAATGCATCATCCTTACTAATCTTAGCCCTATATAATGCTGCATTGAATATTCTTGCATTAGGCTTACCGGCTCTCGTTAAGTCTGAGCTTATTACGCCCTTAAAGAACCTTAGTAGACCATTCTTGAGTAGAATCTTCTTAGCTATGTCATTATCCAGGTTAGTTAATATGTACATCTGAACCCCAAGATTACTTAACTCATTTAAGGCTGGCTCAACATCATCATAGATCTTAGCCACGGTAACGAAGGCGTTGGCTAAGGCATCACCCCAGTACTCAAGCTCCCTACCACCTAGGCCTAGGGAGTATTTTCTAGTGACCGTTAGCATTACGTCCCTGGCAAGGCTTCTAAGCGACCTATAGTTGCCTGAGGTCACTAATTGATTATATCTACTTGACCACTCATTGGCTATTAGGGCGGCTACCTCATCCTCATTAGCCTTAATATCCACCTCCCTCTTAATTAGTGAGGCCATTTCCTGGGCGAAGCCCTCTAGGCTTGCTAAAGTGTCCATAACCTCCATGAATAATACTACCATATGTTAGATCACTGATGGCTTAATTTATAAAATTATTCCCTCAATAAAACTTAGGATAATAATCAGCACTCGGCAAATTCGCCACCAATCCGGCGAGGTCTCCCACTCATCATTCCTTAGTTAAAGTACCTGGGAGTTTATTAAATTAACTAGCTTTAACTCAAGGTAAGTTTAAATTAATGAGACAAGCAGGGGGACTAGTGTGCGGTATTGTAGGTGTAGCCGGTAGTATTGGTGAGAGGCTTGGTTCAGCGCTTAAGAAGTGCCTTGAGAGACTTGAGTACAGGGGTTATGACTCAGCAGGTATTGCCGTGACTGGGACTGGGGGGATTACTGTTAGGAAGGGTAAGGGGAAGATTAATGAGGTTGACGCTAGATTCAACTTCACTGCATTAGATGGCTTAAGCGGCATCGGTCACACTAGGTGGGCAACCCATGGTAAGCCAAGTGACGAGAACGCCCACCCCCACGTTGACTGCACCGGTGAGGTTGCGGTTGTACACAATGGCATTATAGCCAATTATAGGGAACTTAAGGAGCAGTTAATGGCAAGGGGACATAGGTTCATCAGTGATACTGACACTGAGGTAATAGCACACTTGTTTGAGGATTACGTTAAGGCTGGTTTACCAGCCCTAGTGGCACTGAGGGAGACTATTAGGAGACTTAAGGGTTCATACGCCATAGCCCTACTATACTCCCATGAGCCTGATAAGGTTTTCTTCGCTAGGAATGTTTCACCATTAGTAATAGGGGTGGGTGAGGGCTTCAACTTCCTGGCAAGTGACATACCTGCATTCCTAAACTACACTAATAGGGTCATAACGCTTCACGACGGTGAGTACGGTTACTTAACACCAAGCGGCATTTACGTTGAGAGGAATGGTGAACCAGTTAACGTGGAGGATAGGGTTAGGGTGATTAATTGGAGTCCTGAATCAGCGGGTAAGGAGGGTTACCCACACTTCATGCTTAAGGAGATTCATGAACAACCCAGGGCCCTCAGGGAGACTTGGGCTGGATTAGACATGGATTACGTTAGTAAGTTGGGTAAGGCCATTGCTGAGGCTAGGAGGGTTTTCATAACGGCCAGCGGTACATCATACCATGCTGGGTTAATTCTGGATTACCTACTGGTGAGTTTAGCCGGTTTAGATGCTCATGCATTCAATTCCTCCGAGT from the Caldivirga maquilingensis IC-167 genome contains:
- a CDS encoding HAD family hydrolase; translation: MVVLFMEVMDTLASLEGFAQEMASLIKREVDIKANEDEVAALIANEWSSRYNQLVTSGNYRSLRSLARDVMLTVTRKYSLGLGGRELEYWGDALANAFVTVAKIYDDVEPALNELSNLGVQMYILTNLDNDIAKKILLKNGLLRFFKGVISSDLTRAGKPNARIFNAALYRAKISKDDALIVSGLIEDIIGGKLSQIKTVFVNRRKINLTVKPDYIIGNLTELPKLLANMSNP
- the glmS gene encoding glutamine--fructose-6-phosphate transaminase (isomerizing) produces the protein MCGIVGVAGSIGERLGSALKKCLERLEYRGYDSAGIAVTGTGGITVRKGKGKINEVDARFNFTALDGLSGIGHTRWATHGKPSDENAHPHVDCTGEVAVVHNGIIANYRELKEQLMARGHRFISDTDTEVIAHLFEDYVKAGLPALVALRETIRRLKGSYAIALLYSHEPDKVFFARNVSPLVIGVGEGFNFLASDIPAFLNYTNRVITLHDGEYGYLTPSGIYVERNGEPVNVEDRVRVINWSPESAGKEGYPHFMLKEIHEQPRALRETWAGLDMDYVSKLGKAIAEARRVFITASGTSYHAGLILDYLLVSLAGLDAHAFNSSEYRKYIKLVKEGDILIAISQSGETIDTLMATRVFRERGAKVLAVSNVVDSTIPRESDYQLYTNAGPEIGVAATKTFTTQLMILTALAANAALHSGGMGKEAYSLVLNELEQAPDLVNTTIINVEARVRHIAGKLAVKTNAYYLSRGIGLPIAMEGALKMKEVAYVHAEAYPAGESKHGPIALVNQEFPVVFTVTDDDYLDPLEGNVMEMTARGAYTIGILPSRHYAKLGKVFTEVIQTPDASPYLLTIIQSIPLQLLAYHTAVLRGYDPDKPRNLAKTVTVE